The Caloenas nicobarica isolate bCalNic1 chromosome Z, bCalNic1.hap1, whole genome shotgun sequence genome has a segment encoding these proteins:
- the ATP6V1G3 gene encoding V-type proton ATPase subunit G 3, which translates to MTSQSQGIQQLLQAEKRAKDKVEEAKKRKGKRLKQAKEEAIAEVDHYRLQREKEFRNKQTNVMGSQGNLSAKIEEQTTETIRNLTSSYHKNMESMMKKLLNTICDINPEVHPNFRHAV; encoded by the exons ATGACCAGCCAGTCTCAGGGAATCCAGCAGCTTTTGCAGGCAGAAAAACGTGCCAAAGACAAAGTGGAGGAGGCCAAAAAAA gaaagggaaagaggcTGAAGCAGGCCAAAGAAGAAGCCATAGCCGAGGTAGACCACTACCGGTTACAGAGGGAGAAGGAATTTAGGAATAAGCAAACAAAC GTAATGGGCTCCCAAGGTAACCTCTCTGCTAAAATAGAAGagcaaacaacagaaaccatCCGAAACCTCACCAGCAGCTACCACAAGAACATGGAGAGCATgatgaaaaagcttttgaacACAATATGTGACATCAACCCTGAAGTTCACCCAAACTTCAGACACGCAGTTTAA